The Labrus mixtus chromosome 18, fLabMix1.1, whole genome shotgun sequence DNA segment cttcctttcagACACCAACATGTGGAGCTCGGTGgcgtctcctctgctctgctcaaaGCCTCGTGCAGGACACAGTATGATACCTTTGGGATGCTCCATCCTAACAGAAGCTGAGAAGTATGAACAGGGCAAAAGTGTCCTTGTTGGGTGCAGTTTGCTTGTGTTTGGAGGATCAGACTGCTCTGGCACTTTCTACAATGACACAGTGAAGTGCTCAGTGGAGCTATCTGGTTAGTCAGAAGTGATGATTTTGAGATCCAAACAGGACAATTGGTTTTATTATTCCAAAACAGTACAAGTGCTGTGATCTGTCCTGATGATGTGACAAATCAGAGTTTCtcaatgtttatatatatatattccttATGGTTATATttgtggtttgttgtttttgtgatttattcTTTCCCCTTTAACTTGAATATAGCTTCTTTTTAGGagtctatttttaaataacCATCACAGAGATCTCATGCTGCATGCAGTGAAATGAGAGGTTTTATGATTTGCATAACAAATCTGATGTATTTTACACATTAGGTTATGACCTTAACCTGTCCCCATATCAGTGTATTCAAACAAAGTGCTGGACTGGGTGAAATGGATAAAGGCAAATGCTAATAAATGTTTTGAACTGAAAGTTTCCTTGTAATTCAAAGTAACTATACTCCactgtatttttctttcaaagcattttatttaacaaagtaCAAAGTTGCTTGTGTTATTTGAAACTGTCGAGTTCTATGCACGCAGGTCAGCAGGTGTGTCTGGTTGGTTAGACGGGTGGCTTACTTTGAAGGCATCAATCTCAAGTAAGGTTTGATTTAACCTTTTGATAGTGGGGTACTGCTCCATGTCCACTTTGAATCTGCACAGATTAAAGACAGATGGTATTTAAAGTGAAGAAGGTAAATAATGCTGACTCCAGGTTAAGAAAAGTTCTGAATGAGTTTATAATGAAGTtctatttttaatgtctgatcactTACCTCTCTGCATTGTAGACTTGTGGAACCAGACAGATGTCTGCCATGGAGATCTAAAAGAGACAAGATggatgcttttcttttttttatcaaactgtggTAACACATTATTCCATGGTCAGGCTCTTACCTCGTCACCCACACAATATTTCCCTGCTGTTTGCTTCAGAAGCGGCTCGAGAGCTGAAAGAGAGTGCGCATGAATAATATTGTAAAGGAAGtctggagaagaaggaatacaCTGGATGATAAACTTGATGCGCTTCCACCAACCTTGAAAGCCACGATCAATGAAGTGCTGAGACCACTGCACCTTTTCTGCTCCTATTTTCTGAATGACGTACAAATTCTGAAgcacaaaaggttttttttttttttagtattcagTAACAAAAGCTGACTAATCATTTGGACTGTATAGTTCATACCTGCAGTGGCTGAATCCCTGAGGCAATAATATCACTTATGATCCGAACATGTGCACGCTTCTTTGGGTCTGCTGGGAGAAGCCGAGCCCCTGGCCTGGTCTCATCAAGGTACTGAATCACAGCCAGCTTTGTGAGCAGGAAACCATATATCCATTACATTTCAAGTGGATAAAATGTGAATGATTTGCAAGATACACATGGGTGAAGAGTTTGGTGGACTCACTGACTGAGACAGGGTGATGCCATCGATTTCAACTGCAGGCACTTGTTGCATGGGGTTCAATGTCTTGTACTCTTGTGTACGCTTTAacacagaggtttttttttattagattagATTGGGATTCTTAAAAGCTTGCAAGAAATAAGTAGTAGTAACTAATCTTATAGCAGGGTTTTAGAAAAGAGATCTCCCATGTTTTCATGCACaatcattttgtatttatacACAGCATGAGAATCTAAACTGTACCTGCTGACCTCCATCTTTGATTAGGTTGACTGGGACCTGGTCATATTCAATACCTTTGAGAGCAAAAGCTGTTGCACAAAAAGTAAATGATCATTTTGCAGACATCAAAATCCAACTAGGCAGACACATGCTGAGGCATAACTTACCAATACGAACCCTCCAGGAGCAGGAACTTCTGAAGTACCCATGAAGAACAGGctacaaagaacaacaacaccaaAAGCTTTTAGTCcattgagaaaagaaaacacattttccctaCGCAGATTAATTTTCTGTCTACTAGTTCACCTTGGTTTGGGTAGACATAGCTTTTTGGCTGTACTGTTCCCTTCAGCTAGACGGAATCAACTATTGAAAGCAGATATTCTTCAATTTTACAGCCTCTCCATCCTCCAGCAACCAATAGCATGTGGCCCTAAAATCCCTCCTACTTAATCTTTGGTCCATGACTAAGCAACAACTGGGCTCCATATGGTTCACATTAGCGacccagtgcacacacacacattacacttTGAACACAGCCAACAGTGTTTTTACTGTACCTTGGACATGCAGGCTAATGACAAGTGCATAGTTATGTCTGGTATGCCTGTCTGTCAAAATGACGTCGATTAAATGTTGCACATTGCAGAACAAAGTGCCACTTCCTGTCTTCAATGATAAGAACTTAATGACATATACACATAGCTTGGCTGGGATATAATTTCTGAAGCCTGAGAGAAAACATCCATTGACTTCAGCTAGCTTTTTAGTTGAGCTCAGGATTGCGCAACACCGATTTGATCTTTTAACCAATGCCTGAGCGGCTTCTAACTTTAAGGCGGGATTAGCTAAAATGTCAACTAGTGATTGGGTAGAATCCTGATTGATCCCGTTAGACAGATGAGTCCTGATTGGATCGAATGCGCCAATCAGGCTATGTTATTGATGGGAGTGCGAACACTGGAGCGAATAGCAAACCTCAGATTTCCTCTACACCCGCCCACAGGTAATACAACTTTATTAGGAAGAACTCCGAAAGCTGTCTTCTTCTGGCCACCGTCCTACCTGCAGAGTTGGTCAAACGAAGTCGACCTGCGCTTaataacatttccaacatggcaacaACAGCATTACGATCCGTACTGAAGGCAAAGGTATGTTATAAAGCCGATGTAGGCCTATTTCAAACTCTGCTCAATTGCAAACGACGTATGCAGATTTGACAGCTCACCTTGTTTACAAAGTGCAATGTATTATGTGCTGCAGGATACAAGATCCTTGTTCATTTCCACACTTGTATTACTCACACAGAAGAATAACTGAACCTGTTTCATCTCCTCAGAGGACTTTTGATGATTGGCTGTCACCTGCAGACTTTTCATATAGCACCACCTCATATGAACTGATTTATGATTAAAACAAGGGGCCTGCCCTGAGCTATTCTCTGTGTTTATTGTACTATTACTAAAAGACTTGACCTCGTTAAAGGCTTGTCACTCTGCCCCTGTTGGCTGGACTACATTCATTCTTCCAGTCCTCTTGACTTTGTCCCCTTCAGGCCTCCTCATGAGGCCACATTATGTAGTTGCTCATTAATCTGGTTTGGCCATCAGGCTGAAACTGGAAACAACCGGCATTGTTTAATAAGTGTTAGATGTAATATGTAAACCAAACGTAGCAGTTAGTTTTTGGATGGATAGTGTTTTTGCATTAGATTTTTGACTCCCTGTTGTGTTACTTCCTCAGGTCCCACTGAGAGCTGGCCGCATGTGCTACTCCTCCTCAGCGGTGAGACAATGTACACCCACTGTCAGTCTGCTGTTACACATTACATCAAATGTCATGCATGGGTAATTAACATCACGCATCTGTCCTTGCAGTCTACGATCAAGCTGTTTATTGATGGGAAGTTTGTCGAATCCAAGACGACAGAATGGCTGGATATTCACAATCCTGTAAGTATTATATCGAGAAATGGTACACCTTTTGTTGCTGCATCCAAGCATGTGGTTGTCTTGAATAAACCTTATGTAACTGGAGGGTATCATGATGCTACGCTGTCGTTTGGTAGCTCTAACATTGATCAGGTCTGTGCAGATGTTTAACCTGTTTTGTGTTACATCATTTTTTGGGGCCCTGTAGTTACAAACAAAATTTCCTTGTAATAGAAAATCATATGTTTAGTTCGTATTTGTGTTATAAGCTCATTGACGGTATCTTTCactgtagatatatatatatatacatgcaaATATATTATACCAAATCAGTCTGACTGCTTGTAAGGAATACTTATTAGAAATCACTTGAACCTGATGGAAATCCTGTTATTGGTTTGATAATCTCTGACCTGCAGATTTATGAAAAGCCATAAATGTCAGATAAATATCAGCAAGGACTCGAATGTTTTCTGAACTAAAACAGCAAGTGCTGATTAGAACAGATTAATCTTAAGCATAGTAATGAAAATGTACTCAtggcctcctcctctgcaggctACCAACGAGGTGATCTCCCGCGTACCCAAAGCCACCCAGGAGGAGATGTTAGCTGCGGTGGAGTCCTGCTCCAGAGCCTTTCACTCCTGGTCAGAGACTTCCATCTTGGCCAGACAGCAGGTCTTTCTGCGTTATCAGCAGCTTATCAAGGACAACATTGTGAGTCAAAGGGTCAGAAAGTATAAGTTGTATctgaaaacaggaagcagaaaacGAAGGCGTGACATGAGAGGGGTCGTCTTGTGTTTCAGAAAGAACTTGCAAAGTCCATCACAGTGGAGCAGGGCAAGACTCTGGCAGATGCAGAGGGGGATGTGTTCAGAGGATTGCGTAAGTTTATGTCAcaaacacacgtgcacacacacacacacacagaggggctTTACTGAGGGCAACATAAGAGAACCTTTGCGTGTTATGTAGGCTTTGACTTTTGGTCAGTTAATGAGTTATCCTAGCTCCATGTGTGCCCTTTAAATCATTGCTGCTAGTTGTCAACTTTGCCTTATATTTGATAAAGAATGAACCATGGCTGGAGGCGGTTATAGAAATATCAAACTAAGCCTTCTTTAACTCTCCTACATCTCatcattaaatatgaatgtacagCTTTCACTTGTAATTCTAACACACAGAACTTATTACACTCAAtgttaacacaaaataaatttgTCTACGTTAAGCAAATCATTTACACATATCCAAAACTATTTCAAACCGAATAACTTATGGTGTATGTGGCATGTTGAGCTTCTTCCTTCTCTTTGCAGAGGTCGTGGAGCATGCCTGCAGCATCACCTCTCTGATGCTCGGTGAAACTCTGCCCTCCATCACAAAGGACATGGACACCTACACCTACCGCCTGCCCCTTGGGGTTTGCGCTGGCATCGCTCCCTTCAACTTTCCCGCCATGATCCCCCTGTGGATGTTCCCCATGGGCTTGGTTAGCGGCAACACCTACCTGCTGAAGCCTTCAGAGCGGGTGCCGTCCTGCGCCATGCTGCTGGCCAAGATGCTTCAGGATGCTGGTGCTCCAGACGGGACACTCAACATCATCCACGGCCAACACGATGGTAAGAGTTGGTGTCTTTCGCTTTTAGCCAGTGATTGACATGGGTTTGGTGTCTCTTTTGTGATTTTGGTGTCTGAAAAAATGGATGTAGTGTATCCACAGCAGTGAATTAtgtaaaacaatataaaacatggCAGATTTAAAAGCCATATTTATAAAGATATTAATGAGAGATAACATAAAGATTGTTTCCCCTTTAAAAGAtgaatctaaagcatttttactcggtcttgtcacAGTCTTAGACTTGGTGGACTctgaatttaaaatcaaaaccagtcaagaccaccactgataggctatttttccacgtcattagaAGTAAAACGCtgctttctaaaagaacaaataacttccaTCCATtcataaattgtatttttatcccctggttatgtctgcaaccttcccggtgttaagGTCTATCTGAGTGAGATTTTTCACTGATATTTAAtatcttgtctcggtctcgccctgtcttggtcttggtcttggtcttggtcttcactcggtctagatccctaaatgtcttgtctcggtctctgagcactccgGTCTCGGTtagtttggtcttgactacaacactaaaagCCTTGAACACATGATGAGGAAAAATCAATTGTTCAATCAGACTGTATTCTAAAAAATAGATGTCTTTGGATGACATTATGTTGGACATACAGTAAGTTATTAGCTCATGTCATCTTGACTCTCGTAAATTAtatgaaaagtaaaataaaaaaggtaattgatgtgtttttgtcacaaaatacatttcataaatACATACAGGTAATGAATACCTTGATTTAAACAGATTtatgaatatataaaaatgagGAAAGATGctaatcattcatttttaaaggtaGTTAAAGCTCATTGAATTTTGCTTGGTACCAAGCTCATTAATTTTCTTAAACCTTAATAACTAGTGTTAACTCACAGCTGAGAATTATctataaaaagtctgtttcCATAATCCCACATTTTTTATCAATTATTTCAGTAGTCGTGTAAAATTGAGTGCAAACTAGTATTTAGAATAGAGGTTATTATCTACATTGTTTGgttaatttatatttaagatgttgtttgatttattaatttaatttttgaaTACATTTCCTCCACAGCTGTGAACTTTATCTGTGACCATCCGTCCATCAAGGCCATTAGCTTTGTCGGCTCAAATCAAGCTGGGGAGTATATTTACGAGAGGGGATCTAAAAACGGCAAGAGGGTCCAGTCAAACATGGTGAGTATGAGATGGAAGTGCAACATAATCTGACTCCTGTAAATGAACACAAGGGGGCAGCATTGGCCAGCAGACTCTTGTTTAAGGTCACTGCTCCTGGTACTGTCTGctgaacagaagagagagagtgcaatACAGAGATTTCAGCTGTGCATCACTGTTTTGGAGCCAAGTTGTGAATAAAAGATGTTCCCTCTATTTTATGTGTCCATCAATAACATACGATTTCAATTTGTGAAATGTGGAGGTTGATTTTATGTTTCTCTGATATTGAGATCAAACAGCAGAAGGCTAACCACTTCTTATACACTGTAGGGAGCCAAGAACCATGGTGTGGTGATGCCTGATGCAAACAAGGAGAACACTTTGAACCAGCTTGTGGGTGCAGCATTTGGAGCAGCGGGACAGCGTTGCATGGCTCTGTCCACAGCCGTCCTGGTGGGCGAGGCTCGGAACTGGCTGCCGGACCTGGTGGAGCGAGCCAAGGCCCTACGAGTGAACGCAGGTACCGCGCCCCGTCACTCCACCCTTCACCTCTCTCCGGAGCCTCTCTTCCCCGAGGGCCTTCGGTCTAGTCATCTCTGTGGCCACCCACGCCGCCCTAACCACACCTCTCGCCTTCTGCGCTGTTGTAACTCTGTGTTGGAGTCAGCTGGGAGAGACGGCCGGTTGAGTCAGCCATGCTGCAAATTTGTGGCCAGATCTGCGGCTCAGACCTAAACAGCGGTTCGGAGCATCAAAACCTTTTCAGAAAAAGGATGGTGTGGAGTAAGATTGAGAAGGATTTTCCCTGTTTGCCATGATGCCACTCTAATTTGTGTCATACACAGGAAACCCATAAGTATCCATTTTTGAGGGTGTGCCTGTAGGTGCCCCTCGTCCTGGCTTTTGCGTGTTTGTGGAAAAAGACATATTTGAATGTCAGTGCCCGTAATGTGCTCGCATCATGCTATGTAACCTT contains these protein-coding regions:
- the gstz1 gene encoding maleylacetoacetate isomerase isoform X1, yielding MHLSLACMSKPVLHGYFRSSCSWRVRIAFALKGIEYDQVPVNLIKDGGQQRTQEYKTLNPMQQVPAVEIDGITLSQSLAVIQYLDETRPGARLLPADPKKRAHVRIISDIIASGIQPLQNLYVIQKIGAEKVQWSQHFIDRGFQALEPLLKQTAGKYCVGDEISMADICLVPQVYNAERFKVDMEQYPTIKRLNQTLLEIDAFKVSHPSNQPDTPADLRA
- the gstz1 gene encoding maleylacetoacetate isomerase isoform X2, encoding MSTQTKPVLHGYFRSSCSWRVRIAFALKGIEYDQVPVNLIKDGGQQRTQEYKTLNPMQQVPAVEIDGITLSQSLAVIQYLDETRPGARLLPADPKKRAHVRIISDIIASGIQPLQNLYVIQKIGAEKVQWSQHFIDRGFQALEPLLKQTAGKYCVGDEISMADICLVPQVYNAERFKVDMEQYPTIKRLNQTLLEIDAFKVSHPSNQPDTPADLRA
- the aldh6a1 gene encoding methylmalonate-semialdehyde dehydrogenase [acylating], mitochondrial, with the translated sequence MATTALRSVLKAKVPLRAGRMCYSSSASTIKLFIDGKFVESKTTEWLDIHNPATNEVISRVPKATQEEMLAAVESCSRAFHSWSETSILARQQVFLRYQQLIKDNIKELAKSITVEQGKTLADAEGDVFRGLQVVEHACSITSLMLGETLPSITKDMDTYTYRLPLGVCAGIAPFNFPAMIPLWMFPMGLVSGNTYLLKPSERVPSCAMLLAKMLQDAGAPDGTLNIIHGQHDAVNFICDHPSIKAISFVGSNQAGEYIYERGSKNGKRVQSNMGAKNHGVVMPDANKENTLNQLVGAAFGAAGQRCMALSTAVLVGEARNWLPDLVERAKALRVNAGDQAGADVGPLISPQAKERVCSLIQSGVDEGAQLLLDGRSVNVKGYENGNFVGPTIISNVTPDMKCYTEEIFGPVLVVLEAETLDDAINMVNKNAYGNGTAIFTTNGATARKYTHEVDVGQVGVNVPIPVPLPMFSFTGSRGSFRGDMNFYGKQGVNFYTQIKTVTSQWKAEDATLKSPAVTMPTMGR